The genomic stretch GGTTTTTCCTTCTGACGCTGTGAGCAGAAACCTGGGCAGTTCCGGTTTTCCCTGCTATTTCCACTATGGTAGAAAAGGCAGAGGTGGCAGTCCCGCTTCTTACCACATCCCTTAAAGACTCTCTTATCACCGCAAAGTGCTCGGGCTTTGCCCTTACCACCCTGTAGACGCTCCTGCTGGCTCTCCATATAACCTTTCCCTCTGCGCTCCTCTTTTCTCTTATGAGCAAAGGTCTGTATATGACGCCGTTGTTGGCAATAGCCATCATCATCAGAGTCTGCTCAAAGAGGGTTGATTTCATAAAGCCCTGTCCTATGGACATGTTTACCGTATCTCCACCATACCAGGGCTCTTTTAGTTTACTTCTTTTCCACTCAGGGGTCGGTATAAAGCCCCTTGCAAGGGGAAGTTCAAAGGGTATGTCTTCTCCGTAAGAAAAGCTCCTGAGCGTTCTTTCTATTTCCCTTGGACCGAGCCTGTAATAACCGTAGTGATAAAAGTAAACGTCGCAGGAGTCCCTTATGGCTCTGTGTAGGTTCTCCCAGCCATGACCGCTTCTGTTCCAGCAGAAAAACTTCCTGTTTCCAATTTCAAAGTGCCCCCTGCACACCACTCCCTCCCTTTCAGACACGCCCTTCTCAAGAAGAGCTATGCCAAGGGCTGGTTTTATAACCGACGCAGGAGGATACTTTGCCTGTGTCGCTCTGTTGAAAAGTGGTTTGAACCTGTCCTCATTATACTGACTCCAGAGCTCATTTATTCTGTTGGGGTCAAAGGACGGATAGCTGAGGAGTGCCAGCACCTCACCGGTCCTTGCATCCAGTATAAGCACCGCACCAGCCCTGTGTCCCGAATCTCTGAAAACCTCATAGGCTATCTTCTGTATCCTTGAG from Aquificaceae bacterium encodes the following:
- the mrdA gene encoding penicillin-binding protein 2 translates to MNRRRFIFLFFIGVVAYALVLLRLIYLQLFRGEYYRELSQRNYVRKRVIYPQRGDILDIRGERLAYDTPRYMLLLDHQKLQEEGNLKEVLTSVEELFGVRLDYESIKKRKAIEPVVLTELKTQEEIDRFYNYSYKLPGVFINTIPTRNYPLGEVCAHVVGYVSYPTERHYQKYGDRIGSQSLVGAYGLEKALDEELLGRVGAEEVMVNAVGKVIGNLGYREPEKGISLVTTIDSRIQKIAYEVFRDSGHRAGAVLILDARTGEVLALLSYPSFDPNRINELWSQYNEDRFKPLFNRATQAKYPPASVIKPALGIALLEKGVSEREGVVCRGHFEIGNRKFFCWNRSGHGWENLHRAIRDSCDVYFYHYGYYRLGPREIERTLRSFSYGEDIPFELPLARGFIPTPEWKRSKLKEPWYGGDTVNMSIGQGFMKSTLFEQTLMMMAIANNGVIYRPLLIREKRSAEGKVIWRASRSVYRVVRAKPEHFAVIRESLRDVVRSGTATSAFSTIVEIAGKTGTAQVSAHSVRRKNLPYHLRDHAWFVGFAPYRDPIFVIGVLVEHGGSGGAAAAPIAKRILERIYIEGIHKEI